TTACTCCGGCAGAAACAAGAGCACGCAGTTTAAAAAACACATCAATAACACCACCATAATTTGCAGGATATGGTATATCAAAGCTAATAATATGTAAATGCCTGCCGCTGTTCTTCACAATGTGTCTTAAAGTTTATTGGGTTCGCTCAGAGGATAAAATCAAATCAATCAATACTTTCTTTTCACTTTGCCAACATAAATCTGTTGCTACAATTCTACAATTTTCTTTATAATCGTCATAAAGTTCTTTTTCACTAATTAAGCCATTCATAGCATTAGCTATTGCTTGAGGTGAGTTTTGAGACAGTACAATTCCTGTTCTGTACACATTTACAATTGCCGCTACTTCTGGCAAATCTGTTGCGATAACAGGAATTTCTGCATGTATGTAATCAAAAAGCTTGTTAGGCAAACTGAATCTATAATTGATGTTGGTGTCTTTATCCAATGTAAGTCCTGCAAAGCATGATGCGGTTACCGCCATCAATTCCTCACGTGAAATCTTAGGATGAATAATCACTTTATGAGCTACATTATGTTTATGTGCTAATTCTTTCAGCTGATGAAAAACATCACCTCCTCCAATAATAAGTAACATAGCATCTACATCTTTCATAGCTTCAACTGCCTCCTCTGCCCCTCTGTCAATATTGATTCCTGCCCCTTGTAAGATAAACACCTTCTTATCATCAGAAAACCCGACAGAGCGTTTCCATTGGACTACATCGAAAATAATCCTATTTGTTTTATCAGGAACATTACGAACAACATGCACAATGTTACCATACTGCTGGCTATAAAGATTTGCAATTGAACGATTAACTGTAATGACATTTTTTAGTTTCGGAAAAATAAAAGATTCAACCTTTGTCCATATTTTGCGTGCAAAGTGATTTTTTTGCAATTCAGGAACACCAGTAAAATACTCATGGCTGTCATAAATCAACACACTTCCTTTCAGTCGAGACACCAAATAATTCGGCAAGAGTGTATCTAAGTCATTTGAAAAAAGCACATCAGCTTTTTTAAAAATTAAAAAGAGGATAAGTCTCACTTGAAACAATGCATAGAACAATGGACCTTTGTTTATAGGCATATTAAAACGCTTTACTTGCAAACCATTCATCTCATAAACCGGCAAACTTTGCGGCAACTTTCGACCTACAATAATAATCTGATAGTTAAGCTCAGAAAATGCTGACGCTGTTCTTCTAACCCGTTGATCAGTAGCTATATCATTAATTACGGAAATTATAACCTTTTTCTGCGCCATTCTTTGTTGATGTGGCGAAGGTAAAACATTGACCTTAAAATTTAAATCAGGCTAAATAATCTTT
This portion of the Bacteroidia bacterium genome encodes:
- a CDS encoding glycosyltransferase — translated: MAQKKVIISVINDIATDQRVRRTASAFSELNYQIIIVGRKLPQSLPVYEMNGLQVKRFNMPINKGPLFYALFQVRLILFLIFKKADVLFSNDLDTLLPNYLVSRLKGSVLIYDSHEYFTGVPELQKNHFARKIWTKVESFIFPKLKNVITVNRSIANLYSQQYGNIVHVVRNVPDKTNRIIFDVVQWKRSVGFSDDKKVFILQGAGINIDRGAEEAVEAMKDVDAMLLIIGGGDVFHQLKELAHKHNVAHKVIIHPKISREELMAVTASCFAGLTLDKDTNINYRFSLPNKLFDYIHAEIPVIATDLPEVAAIVNVYRTGIVLSQNSPQAIANAMNGLISEKELYDDYKENCRIVATDLCWQSEKKVLIDLILSSERTQ